The Pseudomonas triclosanedens genome has a window encoding:
- a CDS encoding sigma-54-dependent transcriptional regulator produces the protein MSEHILFVDDEAAIREAVQQWLQLSGFEVRLCGSADECLKSLGRELPAVIISDVRMPGTDGLALLERLQQLDRDLPVIMVTGHGDVPMAVQAMRQGAYDFIEKPFTPERLLDSLRRALEKRRLVQENRQLREQAALKDQIESRLLGVSRPMEALRRQIMALAGTPVNVLIRGETGSGKELVARCLHDFGPRAGKPFVALNCAAIPEQLFETELFGHESGAFTGAQGKRIGKLEHANGGSLFLDEIESMPLAQQVKLLRVLQEQQLERLGSNQSIKVDLRVIAATKPDLLEEARAGRFREDLVYRLNVAELRLPPLRERREDVPLLFEHYATLACEKFGRESVPLSATQLARLLAHDWPGNVRELANAAERHVLGLDRDDTPIEPAGNGLFERMEAYEAQCIGQALAQCKGDIKAVMELLGLPRRTLNEKMQRHGLSRGDYLGED, from the coding sequence ATGAGCGAGCACATCCTCTTCGTCGATGACGAAGCCGCCATCCGCGAAGCCGTCCAACAATGGCTGCAACTCTCCGGCTTCGAGGTGCGCCTGTGCGGCAGTGCCGACGAATGCCTGAAAAGCCTGGGGCGTGAGCTGCCGGCCGTGATCATCAGCGATGTGCGCATGCCCGGCACCGACGGCCTGGCGCTGCTAGAACGGCTGCAGCAGCTCGACCGCGACCTGCCGGTGATCATGGTCACCGGGCATGGCGACGTGCCGATGGCGGTGCAGGCCATGCGCCAGGGCGCCTACGACTTCATCGAAAAACCCTTCACCCCCGAACGCTTGCTCGACAGCCTGCGCCGTGCCCTGGAGAAGCGCCGGCTGGTGCAGGAGAACCGCCAGCTACGCGAACAGGCCGCGCTCAAGGACCAGATCGAATCGCGTCTGCTCGGCGTCTCGCGGCCGATGGAAGCGCTACGCCGGCAGATCATGGCATTGGCCGGCACCCCGGTGAACGTGCTGATCCGCGGCGAGACCGGCAGCGGCAAGGAACTGGTGGCCCGCTGCCTGCACGACTTCGGTCCGCGCGCCGGCAAGCCCTTTGTCGCGCTGAACTGCGCGGCGATCCCCGAGCAACTGTTCGAGACCGAACTGTTCGGCCATGAGAGCGGCGCCTTCACCGGCGCCCAGGGCAAGCGCATCGGCAAGCTGGAACACGCCAACGGCGGCAGCCTGTTCCTCGACGAGATCGAAAGCATGCCGCTGGCCCAGCAGGTCAAGCTGCTGCGCGTACTGCAGGAGCAGCAACTGGAGCGCCTGGGCTCCAACCAGAGCATCAAGGTCGACCTGCGGGTGATCGCCGCGACCAAGCCGGACCTGCTGGAAGAAGCACGTGCCGGACGCTTCCGCGAAGACCTGGTGTACCGCCTGAACGTCGCCGAGCTGCGCCTGCCGCCATTGCGCGAGCGGCGCGAAGACGTGCCGCTGCTGTTCGAGCACTACGCCACGCTCGCCTGCGAAAAGTTCGGCCGCGAAAGCGTGCCACTATCGGCCACCCAACTGGCCCGCCTGCTGGCCCACGACTGGCCGGGCAACGTGCGCGAGCTGGCCAACGCCGCCGAGCGCCACGTACTCGGGCTGGACCGCGACGACACCCCCATCGAGCCGGCCGGCAACGGCCTGTTCGAACGCATGGAAGCCTACGAGGCACAGTGCATTGGCCAGGCGCTGGCGCAGTGCAAGGGCGATATCAAGGCAGTGATGGAGCTGCTCGGCCTGCCGCGCCGCACCCTCAACGAGAAGATGCAGCGCCACGGACTGAGCCGCGGAGATTACCTGGGCGAAGACTGA